Proteins from one Lonchura striata isolate bLonStr1 chromosome 6, bLonStr1.mat, whole genome shotgun sequence genomic window:
- the LOC144246363 gene encoding olfactory receptor 14J1-like, producing the protein MSNSSSISHFLLLALADTRQLQLLHFCLFLGISLAALLGNGLIISAVACGHHLHTPMFFFLLNLALSDLGSICTTVPKAMHNSLWDTRNISYTGCAAQLFFLLFFLGTELSLLTIMCYDRYVSICKPLHYGTLLGSRACAHMAAAAWASAFLNALMHTANTFSLPLCHGNVLGQFFCEIPQILKLSCSKFYLRELGLLVVTGSLSLCCSVFIIFSYVQIFRAVLRIPSEQGRHKAFSTCLPHLAVVSLFVSTGVFAYLQPPLKSSPSLDLSLSVLYSVVPPALNPLIYSLSNQELKAVVRRLMTGWFQKH; encoded by the coding sequence atgtccaacagcagctccatcagccacttcctcctgctggcactggcagacacgcggcagctgcagctcctgcacttctgcctcttcctgggcatctccctggctgccctcctgggcaacggcctcatcatcagcgccgtagcctgcggccaccacctgcacacgcccatgttcttcttcctgctcaacctggccctcagcgacctgggctccatctgcaccactgtccccaaagccatgcacaattccctctgggacaccaggaacatctcctacacaggatgtgctgctcagctctttttccttctgttcttccttGGAACAGAGCtttccctcctgaccatcatgtgctatgaccgctacgtgtccatctgcaaacccctgcactatgggaccctcctgggcagcagagcttgtgcccacatggcagcagctgcctgggccagtgcctttctcaatgctctcatgcacacagccaatacattttccctacccctgtgccatggcaatgtcctgggccagttcttctgtgaaatcccacagatcctcaagctctcctgctccaagttttatctcagggaacttgggcttcttgtggttactggTAGTTTATCATTGTGTTGTTCTGTGTTCATtattttctcctatgtgcaaatcttcagggctgtgctgaggatcccctctgagcagggacggcacaaagccttttccacctgcctccctcacctggccgtggtctctcTGTTTGTCAGCACTGGTGTATTTGCCTACCTGCAGCCCCCCTTAaagtcctccccatccctggatctgtccctgtcagttctgtactcagtggtgcctccagccctgaatcccctcatctacagcctgagtaaccaggagctcaaggctgtagtgaggagactgatgactggatggtttcagaaacattaa